A single region of the Vicia villosa cultivar HV-30 ecotype Madison, WI linkage group LG4, Vvil1.0, whole genome shotgun sequence genome encodes:
- the LOC131599658 gene encoding small ribosomal subunit protein eS21y-like, translating to MQNDEGQITELYIPRKCSATNRLITAKDHASVQINVGHLDESGVYNGHFSTFALCGFTRAQGDADSGIDRLWQKKKTELKQ from the exons ATGCAGAACGATGAAGGACAAATCACCGAGCTCTACATTCCTAGGAAGTG TTCTGCTACAAACAGATTGATTACTGCTAAGGATCATGCTTCCGTTCAGATTAACGTCGGTCATTTGGATGAGAGCGGTGTCTACAATGGTCACTTCTCTACCTTTGCTCTATGTGGCTTCACTCGCGCTCAG GGAGATGCTGACAGTGGAATTGACCGTCTGTGGCAGAAAAAGAAAACCGAACTTAAGCAATAG
- the LOC131599659 gene encoding translocator protein homolog, with translation MASQTLHETKKSQAKRALRSLAIGITIPFAITLTIIILFGSSKRYNVLSKPFWFAPLWYIHSATLGSSLCMGLAAWLVWADGGFKGESDALCFYVAHISLSIVWHPLVLVMNAYAVAAVSGAVNCVTLLICYLRFRKVNPFAKDLAKPCLAWTVYLTLVSFKLMLL, from the coding sequence ATGGCTTCTCAAACCTTGCATGAAACAAAGAAATCCCAAGCCAAAAGAGCCCTACGTTCCCTAGCAATAGGAATAACAATTCCCTTCGCCATAACCCTAACAATAATCATCCTCTTCGGCTCAAGCAAACGGTACAATGTTTTATCCAAACCCTTCTGGTTTGCACCACTTTGGTACATTCACTCAGCAACCTTGGGCTCATCTCTGTGCATGGGACTGGCTGCATGGTTGGTTTGGGCCGACGGTGGATTCAAAGGCGAATCGGATGCGTTGTGTTTCTACGTAGCGCATATCTCTTTGAGCATTGTTTGGCATCCTCTTGTTCTTGTTATGAATGCTTATGCGGTTGCGGCGGTTTCGGGTGCGGTTAATTGTGTTACGCTTTTGATTTGTTATTTGAGGTTTAGGAAGGTTAATCCGTTTGCTAAGGATTTGGCTAAACCGTGTTTGGCTTGGACGGTTTATCTTACTCTTGTTAGTTTTAAGTTGATGCTTCTTTGA